In one window of Streptomyces roseofulvus DNA:
- a CDS encoding ABC transporter ATP-binding protein — protein sequence MSLALDAVTLTYPDGDGRLTALDDVSLTVPPGRLTAVVGPSGSGKSSLLAVAATLVTPDRGRVVVAGTDTAGLDAAGRAELRRTSIGIVFQQPNLLPSLTAAEQLQVMAHLSGRPPKSVRDRALDLLDAVGLADRAARRPHQLSGGQRQRVNIARALMNEPSVLLVDEPTSALDHERGAAIVALLARLTRERGTATLLVTHDQGHLGAADATITVQDGRATLPTPA from the coding sequence ATGAGCCTCGCACTCGATGCCGTCACCCTCACCTACCCGGACGGCGACGGACGGCTGACCGCCCTCGACGACGTCTCCCTCACCGTCCCGCCGGGCCGGCTCACCGCCGTCGTCGGCCCCTCCGGCTCCGGCAAGTCCAGCCTGCTCGCCGTCGCCGCGACGCTCGTCACCCCGGACCGGGGCCGGGTCGTCGTGGCCGGCACGGACACGGCGGGGCTCGACGCGGCGGGCCGGGCGGAGCTCCGCCGGACCTCGATCGGGATCGTCTTCCAGCAGCCGAACCTGCTGCCCTCGCTGACGGCGGCGGAACAGCTCCAGGTGATGGCGCACCTGTCCGGCCGTCCGCCGAAGTCGGTACGCGACCGGGCCCTGGACCTCCTCGACGCGGTCGGCCTCGCGGACCGGGCCGCGCGCCGGCCGCACCAGCTCTCCGGCGGGCAGCGGCAGCGGGTCAACATCGCCCGGGCGCTGATGAACGAGCCGTCGGTCCTCCTCGTCGACGAGCCCACGAGCGCGCTGGACCACGAGCGGGGCGCGGCGATCGTCGCGCTCCTCGCGAGGCTGACGCGGGAGCGGGGGACGGCGACGCTGCTCGTCACCCACGACCAGGGGCACCTGGGGGCGGCGGACGCCACGATCACCGTCCAGGACGGCCGCGCCACCCTCCCCACCCCCGCCTGA
- a CDS encoding ABC transporter permease translates to MFVAWRDLRFAKGRFALMGTVIVLITLLVGLLSGLTAGLARENVSAITGLPADRIAFAAPPAGQSVSFTNSTVTEEQWSAWAQRPGVTGAAPLGIRTLNAVAGERTAAVSAFGTEPGDGLAPGAVAPGRAVLSGSAAEELDARAGDTVRLGPLEVTVAAVAGDASYSHTPVVWTSLDDWQRLGHSGTTTEAQATVIALRGAGADWAAGDAAAGTEARTVDDALGAIGSYQAENGSLQLMRGFLFVISALVIGAFFTVWTIQRSGDVAVLKALGASTPYLLRDALGQAVLMLVAGTLLGTGLALGIGALVSGGDVPFVLSPLTVLGPAAVIIVLGAVGSALSIRRITAVDPLTALGSVR, encoded by the coding sequence ATGTTCGTGGCATGGAGAGACCTGAGATTCGCCAAGGGGCGGTTCGCCCTCATGGGCACGGTGATCGTGCTGATCACCCTGCTCGTGGGGCTCCTATCCGGGCTGACGGCCGGACTCGCGCGGGAGAACGTCTCCGCGATCACCGGCCTGCCCGCCGACCGGATCGCCTTCGCGGCGCCGCCCGCGGGGCAGTCGGTCTCGTTCACCAACTCCACGGTGACGGAGGAGCAGTGGAGCGCGTGGGCGCAGCGGCCCGGCGTGACCGGCGCGGCGCCGCTCGGCATCCGCACGCTCAACGCGGTCGCGGGCGAGCGGACCGCCGCCGTCTCCGCGTTCGGTACGGAGCCGGGCGACGGCCTCGCGCCCGGAGCCGTCGCGCCGGGCCGGGCCGTCCTGTCCGGGTCGGCGGCCGAGGAACTGGACGCGCGCGCCGGGGACACGGTCCGGCTCGGCCCGCTGGAGGTCACCGTCGCCGCCGTGGCCGGGGACGCCTCGTACAGCCACACGCCCGTCGTGTGGACGTCGCTCGACGACTGGCAGCGGCTCGGCCACAGCGGCACGACGACGGAGGCGCAGGCGACGGTGATCGCCCTGCGCGGCGCCGGCGCCGACTGGGCCGCCGGCGACGCGGCCGCCGGCACCGAGGCGCGGACCGTCGACGACGCCCTCGGCGCCATAGGGTCCTACCAGGCCGAGAACGGCTCCCTCCAGCTGATGCGCGGCTTCCTCTTCGTGATCTCCGCGCTCGTCATAGGGGCCTTCTTCACCGTCTGGACCATCCAGCGCAGCGGGGACGTCGCCGTCCTCAAGGCGCTCGGCGCCTCCACGCCCTATCTGCTGCGGGACGCGCTCGGGCAGGCGGTGCTGATGCTGGTGGCGGGAACGCTGCTGGGCACCGGTCTCGCGCTCGGCATCGGCGCGCTCGTCAGCGGCGGCGACGTGCCGTTCGTCCTCTCGCCGCTCACCGTCCTCGGGCCGGCCGCCGTCATCATCGTGCTCGGCGCGGTCGGCTCCGCCCTGTCCATCCGGCGGATCACCGCCGTCGATCCCCTCACCGCGCTCGGGAGCGTCCGATGA